The following coding sequences lie in one Syngnathoides biaculeatus isolate LvHL_M chromosome 16, ASM1980259v1, whole genome shotgun sequence genomic window:
- the LOC133515005 gene encoding epidermal growth factor receptor kinase substrate 8-like protein 1 — protein MSAKPPPLIPRKASGVRVVPVPKQPFSSSELPETNDSGQEIEANVASNPPSQLNAKREVEILNHCFDDIERFMLRLQQAAEAQTILEQRTKRSRKGKKHSQDGEDLMTMKSVPPSAEEFVDLFQKIKYSFSLLDRVKSAITEPNAPELLHHIFMPLELMVRTTCGPELGGSVVSPALTSGAVLLLQEHLTPEEKALWTELGPNWTSPCSQLGVSVPPYSPVFLDGWRPQAFDSSGFPLEDPVESQHKQEAYEQSKCAPGGGDHVEETDEVEGNGLPPPAERRYCCTYDFVARNSSELSVLQGETLQVIESSKRWWKCRNRFDQIGFVPHNILEPLSACAENPTMSPISPSSMFFPNNPSSPVGTCPTPTSPTVRPQSMVLPSTTMNGDNGDRVLIMNEELLQRMAQKRVPGSRPSLAASRSVETTFPLNYHSPPTEVGAWLVEKGFTQQTVQSLGILTGAQLFSLNKGELCEVSPEEGARVYSQMTMQKAILQDVCKVSELEKAMEKQKLKIGTMQ, from the exons ATGTCAGCAAAACCTCCTCCGCTAATACCTCGAAAGGCTTCAGGTGTCCGAGTCGTGCCTGTCCCAAAACAACCGTTTTCCTCTAGTGAGCTCCCAGAAACCAATGATTCTGGTCAAG AGATTGAGGCCAACGTGGCGTCCAACCCTCCATCTCAACTGAACGCAAAGAGAGAAGTG GAGATCCTGAACCACTGTTTCGACGATATCGAGCGGTTCATGTTGCGTTTGCAGCAGGCGGCCGAGGCCCAGACCATTCTGGAGCAGAGGAccaaaagaagcaggaagggcAAGAAGCACAGCCAAGATGGCG AGGACTTGATGACCATGAAATCAGTTCCTCCGTCAGCGGAGGAATTCGTGGACCTCTTTCAGAAAATCAAGTACTCCTTCAGTCTACTG GATCGTGTCAAGTCAGCCATAACAGAACCGAACGCACCGGAGTTGCTCCACCACATCTTTATGCCTCTCGAACTG ATGGTGAGAACCACATGTGGGCCAGAGTTGGGCGGGTCAGTGGTCAGTCCTGCACTGACCTCTGGCGCTGTTTTGCTGCTCCAGGAGCACCTGACTCCAGAGGAAAAAGCTCTCTGGACTGAGTTAGGACCCAACTGGACTTCCCCATG TTCTCAGCTCGGTGTGTCGGTCCCTCCTTACTCGCCCGTCTTCCTGGACGGGTGGCGGCCGCAGGCTTTCGACTCTTCTGGTTTTCCTTTGGAAGACCCAGTAGAGTCGCAACacaaacaagaggcatacgaGCAGAGCAAATGTGCGCCGGGAGGCGGAGACCACGTTGAGGAGACCGATGAAGT TGAGGGAAATGGACTTCCACCACCGGCGGAAAGACGTTACTGCTGCACTTACGATTTTGTTGCAAGAAACAGCAGTGAGCTCTCAGTGCTGCAAGGAGAAACACTGCAG GTCATTGAGTCGTCGAAGAGATGGTGGAAGTGTCGCAATCGCTTTGATCAGATAGGATTTGTTCCACATAATATTTTGGAACCATTGTCAGCTTGTGCAGAAAACCCAACG ATGTCACCCATTTCCCCTTCCTCCATGTTCTTTCCCAACAATCCGTCGAGTCCAGTCGGCACTTGTCCGACACCGACGAGCCCGACTGTACGACCTCAAAGTATGGTTTTACCATCCACAACAATGAACGGAGACAACGGGGATCGAG TGCTGATAATGAATGAGGAGCTTCTCCAACGAATGGCGCAGAAAAGAGTCCCCGGCAGCCGCCCCTCTCTCGCGGCGTCCCGCTCGGTGGAAACGACTTTTCCCTTGAACTATCACTCCCCACCGACCGAGGTGGGGGCCTGGCTCGTAGAGAAGGGCTTCACTCAGCA gaCGGTCCAGAGTCTCGGCATTTTAACTGGAGCGCAGCTTTTTTCCCTGAATAAGGGGGAGCTCTGTGAAGTGTCTCCAGAAGAAGGGGCCAGAGTGTACAGTCAAATGACGATGCAGAAGGCCATTCTCCAG GATGTGTGCAAGGTCTCCGAATTGGAGAAGGCGATGGAGAAGCAAAAGCTGAAGATCGGCACGATGCAATGA
- the nme4 gene encoding nucleoside diphosphate kinase, mitochondrial — MLLQRVLFLPLVTQWNRHATQNLIPRFPAVRLTGFRSNSSLPGAKEQTLIAVKPDGVQRRLVGQIIRRFEQKGFKLVGLKMLQVSEELLSQHYCQLTRKPFYPSLVKYMTSGPVVVMVWEGQDVVQSSRLMVGPTNPAAAPAGTVRGDFSLHVSRNVVHASDSLEGAQREIQLWFQGKDLVKWDCWDQTLTCEE; from the exons ATGCTGTTGCAGCGCGTTCTGTTCCTCCCACTGGTCACTCAGTGGAACAGGCACGCTACCCAAAATCTGATTCCTCGCTTCCCGGCTGTACGGCTGACCGGCTTCAGGAGCAACTCGA GCCTCCCAGGTGCGAAGGAGCAGACCCTCATTGCTGTCAAACCTGACGGCGTCCAGCGTCGTCTCGTGGGACAGATCATCCGGCGCTTTGAGCAGAAGGGCTTCAAGCTGGTGGGTCTGAAAATGCTGCAG GTGTCCGAGGAGCTCCTGTCTCAACACTACTGCCAACTGACGCGGAAGCCCTTCTATCCCAGTCTGGTGAAGTACATGACCTCTGGGCCCGTGGTTGTCATG GTGTGGGAAGGGCAGGATGTGGTCCAGTCATCGCGCCTGATGGTGGGACCCACCAACCCTGCCGCGGCCCCAGCGGGCACCGTCCGAGGGGATTTCAGCCTTCACGTCAGCAG GAACGTGGTCCACGCCAGCGATTCCCTGGAGGGGGCCCAGAGGGAAATTCAGCTGTGGTTTCAGGGGAAGGACCTTGTCAAGTGGGACTGCTGGGACCAGACCTTAACCTGCGAGGAGTAA